TTTGCCTTGATTTTTATAGCAGAGTATGCAAGAATCCTATTTATAAGaatgttattttctttaatttttctaggGGGGAATCTGCTGAGACCTCTTTATTATGTAAAGCTTGTAATAGTAGCGTTTGCTTTTGTATGAGTCCGGGGGACGTTGCCTCGTTTTCGTTACGTTACCGGTAGCAttaaattatttgatttttttataggGGTAAAGTCTATCTGTTTCGtttttatattataaatgtacTCTTTTAAGAAATAAAGTTATTAGAGGATTCGAACCTCTATAGCGAGCTTTCAAAACACGTGCTTTCCTATCAGCCAAACAACTTAATCTAGCATTTTATCTCATCAAATAAGAGTTAGAGGGTTAATGACATAGTAAGAGAAGTAAAGAACAGTAAGAATTTGTCCAGTAAGGACATAAGGATCTTCTACTGGTCGTGCTCCAATTCAAGTAAGAAGGAAAACAATTCTAACTAAAGATCAGAATATAACTTGATTCAATGGGTAAAATGTTAGGCTTCGGAACTTGGCAGCATGAGTAAATGGTAGAACAAGTAAGATAAGAATTGATATAACAAGAGCGATGACTCCTCCTAACTTGTTAGGAATAGAACGGAGAATAGCGTAGGCAAATAAGAAATATCATTCTGGTTGAATGTGTGCCGGAGTAACTAATGGATTGGCAGGGATAAAATTATCAGGATCTCCTAAAAGATAAGGGTTAAGCAAGGTTAATAAAATTAAAGCGGCTAATATAACGATAAATCCAGTAATATCTTTAAATGTAAAGTAAGGGTGGAAAGGTACTTTATCTACATTTCTTACAATCCCAAGAGGGTTATTAGAACCTGTTTGgtgaataaaaagaatatgaatgatagTAGCGGCAGCTACAATAAATGGGAATAGGAAATGAAAAGTGAAGAAGCGGGTTAGTGTAGCGTTGTCTACGGCGAACCCTCCTCAAATTCATTGAACTAGATCAGTTCCGATGTAAGGGATAGCAGAGAATAAGTTTGTAATAACAGTTGCTCCTCAAAAAGATATTTGTCCTGTGTTCCTCAAGGTAAAACATAACCTAAGAAAGCTGTTGCTATAACTAACAAAAGAATAACAACTCCCACAGATCAGGCATGTAAATATAGGAAGGATCCATAGTAAATACCAcgccctgtatgtatatataaacaaatgaaaaagaaagaagctcCATTAGCGTGAAGAGTACGTAAGAGCCACCCGTAATTAACGTCACGGCAAATATGAGCAACACTTGAGAAAGCTAAATCTACATGAGCTGTATAGTGCATAGCTAGAAAAAGACCTGTAACAATCTGAATTACTAAACATAAACCTAGAAGAGATCCAAAATTTCAGAGAGTTGAAATATTGGCAGGAGCTGGCAAATCTACGATGGCCCCATTTAGGATTTTAAACAATGGATGGGATTTACGAATTGGTATTGTCATTTGTTATGATGATAAACGTAAAGGACCGAAAAAAGTGTTTGTAATTTTTACAACTACAATTAaagttaataataaataaagaacaataaataaagtaaggTTTATAGTAGTATAATTATAAATAGAACTTAATAAAAATTGAGTAGATGATAAGTGGTTATTTGTTAATGAAGATTGCTGGATTGATATAGGAGTGTTTAGAAGAAGAGGGTCTACAAAGATTATTATAAATcctataaaagtaataaaaaaagaggtTAAAAAGAGAGACCCCGAGAAACTAAAGGACTCATTAGATGCTAAAGAAGCAACATAGATAAAAAGAACTAGTATAGCTCCCCAAAAAATGAGGAATAAAATATAAGAGAACCAAAATGAATCTATAGATAGTCCGGCAGTAACACAAATTATAATGGTCTGAAATAGTAGTATAATCCCCATTGCTAGAGGGTGCAAGAGGCAAGtgaaaataatagaagaaataataattataggagaaaggataataataagcgAAATACAGAGAATAGTTTAATTAAAAATACTAGTTTTGGGGATTAGTGATAAGAGGTAACTCTTTTCTCTGATGCTTTAAGAAGGCTTAATACTTCAATTCCGGTTTACAAGACCGATGTTTTATTTAAACTATTAAAACTAATGTTAattcttaatttttattatattgtgcCTGTAGTGAGAGTCATTTGCGGTTTATGAGTATTTGTTTCTAAACGTAAACATTTATTGAAtactttattattcctttttctgtTAGTGTTGTTTTTTTAACTTTAGCTGCTTGTGAAGGAGCTTTGGGATTAGCGTTATTGGTGTCGGTAGTACGTACACACGGTAATGATTGTTTTAGAAGATTTAGAGTATTACAATGTTAAAATTTATGCTGGCTTGTATTATATTGATACCCTTAGTTAATTCGTGATGAGCGGTTCAGAGTTCTTTATTTATCTTGAcctttattttgatattatattgTCACCATGATTTTAGTAATTATATAGCGGGATGGTGTTTTAATATTGACTCATTAGGTTATATCTTAATTTTGTTAAGATTTTGGATCACTGCCCTTGTAGTTTGTTCAAGACAAAAAGtgctaaaagaaaataattatccctctttatttctgttagttaacatctttctgttattttttttaattataacaTTTTCGGTTAATGATTATCTACTGTTCTATATTAGATTTGAAAGCTCTTTAATTCCTACATTAATCCTGATTCTGGGGTGGGGTTACCAACCTGAGCGTCTACAGGCTGGGGTTTATATACTATTTTATACTTTATTTGCCTCATTACCCTTGTTGGTATCGCTGATTAGATTATATAATATAAGAGGAAGATTAACTTTAGGGTTAGTCGAAAATGTAAGAGGAGCTGGATTTATTTCCTGTATCTGATATGTAGTAACAGTATTTGCTTTTATTGTAAAGTTACCTATATTTTTAGTACATCTGTGATTACCAAAAGCGCATGTTGCAGGATCAATGATTCTGGCTGGGGTTTTACTTAAATTAGGAGGTTATGGTCTGATCCGGGTATTGCCTTTATTCGGAGAAGCTAATAAGAATTTATCTTGATTGTGGGTAAGAATTAGATTAGTAGGAGGAGTAGTTGTAAGTTTGATATGTTTACGACAAGTGGATATGAAAGCTTTAATTGCTTACTCTTCTGTAGCTCATATAGGGTTAGTATTATCTGGATTAGTAGTATTTGGATGATGAGGAGTAAATGGAGCAGTTGTGGTGATAATTGGACATGGGCTGTGTTCTTCAGGATTATTCTGCTTGGCTAATATGGTTTATGAACGAATTGGAAGTCGAAGCTTATTGATTAGAAAAGGCTTAATGAATTTTATACCAAGAATAGCATTATGATGGTTTTTGTTAAGAGCAGGTAATATAGCCGCACCTCCAACTTTAAACCTTTTAGGTGAAATTAGCCTGATTATTAGTGTTGTATCTTGAAGAAAGGTAAGTATGTTGTCcatttcattgttatcttttttcagAGCtgcttatactttatatatattttccctgaGACAACATGGTAAATACTATAGAGCTTTATTTTCGTGTTGTTCTGGCAAGGTTCGAGAATACCTAATCTTGATATTACATTGACTCCCTTTAAATGTTTTGATCTTGAAGGGAAGAActgttatatttatcttataaGTTTAAATAGTTTAAATAAAACGTCGGTTTGTGGTACCGTAGATATGAATATTATTCATTTTAGACCGTGTTATGAAtagtttctatatatttatcaagaaTATTATTTCTACTTAGAGGTTCTTTGAGTTGTTTAGTTCTTTCTTTATTGTGTCTAAAAAGAGGCCAAGCTTGATTTATTGAATGAGAACTGTTAAGATTAAACTCTAGTTCTATTGTAATGACTTTCATCTTAGACTGAATATCTTTCATGTTTTTAGGATTTGTAATATTTATTTCTTCTATGGTATTATATTATAGAGGAGAGTATATACATGGCGATAGAAATATAAATCGATTTATATATTTGGTATTGGCTTTTGTCATATCTATGGGCTTTTTAATCATTAGTCCAAATTTGATTAGAATTCTGTTAGGGTGAGATGGTCTGGGGCTAGTATCTTATGCATTAGTTATTTATTACCAGAATGAGAAATCGGCCAATGCTGGAATATTAACAGCTCTTTCAAATCGGGTAGGAGATGTGGCTATCTTGCtagctatttctttatttttcagttgTGGAGGATGGAACTTCTTATTTTACGTTGAAAATATACCTATTATTGGATCTGGCGGACTGCTTTGCGGGTTAGTAGTGTTGGCGGCTATAACTAAAAGAGCCCAGATTCCTTTTTCCGCTTGATTACCTGCAGCTATAGCTGCACCCACTCCGGTTTCTGCATTGGTTCATTCATCTACTCTAGTAACTGCTGGAGTTTACTTATTAATTCGGTTTAGTCCGGCTTTAGAAGGGCGGTTAAGTCAAACGGTGTTATTACTCTTATCTAGATTAACTATATTTATAGCCGGTTTAGGGGCAAActttgaatatgatttaaaaaaaatcattgcttTATCTACTTTAAGTCAATTAGGAGTGATAATAAGAATTCTTTCGTTAGGTTATGCTGACCTCGCCTTTTTCCATTTATTGGCTCATGCATTGTTTAAAGctcttttatttatgtgtgccGGGGATTCATAGTGTAAAAGATTATCAAGATATTCGGATAATAGGGGGACTAGTATATCATATACCGTTGACGGGAATATGCATAAATTTAGCTAATTTAGCCCTATGTGGAACTCCTTTTTTGGCTGGTTTTTATTCTAAAGATATAATTTTGGAAGTTGCCTTTATATCTCCGATTaatttagtttcttttttattatatgctTTAGCGACTGGTTTAACGGTGTGTTATACGATACGTCTAGTTTATTATAGTTTATCTGGGGATTTTAATTTGGGTAACCTGTATTCTATTAGAGATGAAGGTAAGATTATAACTAATCCTATAATGGGACTAAGAGTTGGAGCCGTATTTGGAGGAGCTACATTAGCTTGATTGATTTTTCCATGTCCTTATATAATTTGTATAAGTCCTGTTTTTAAAATATTGGCTTTAATTGTAAGAGTGATTGGAGGAGTTCTGGGTTATCTGTTAAATTTAAATGCTGTTAATTATAATTTGAACTCTTTAAAACATTATAATAGAGTTGTATTTTCTGGTTCTATATGATTTATGCCTTTCTTATCTACATACGGAGCAAGTAAGAATTttttagggagaggagagacttaTCAGAGAGTTGAAGCTGCAAAGGAAATTAGTTTAATTTGTAGGTATGTTCTACTTATAATGCATTGTTTTTAAAAGGATTGTTTACCTTTAGCTTTACAATGAAAATGTAATGTGTTTATTACACTATAATAACAGGGACATAAACGGAGTTTAACCGCTTAAGGGAGAAGTTAGCAGCTTCTTCTTGATCCACCTGTCCCCTTGGTTAGGAGGATCGGACTCCACTTCTATCATTAACAGTGATAAGCCTCTATTTTGGCTTTAACCAAGCAAGTAAAGGTGAGTTAACACCAAAAATCAGGCCGAAACTGAGTGTAATAGTTCGCTTTTTACTTAATGAATTTGTATGAAGACCTTGATAAGTTCCTTCTCGTGTAATATCCCGTCACCATTGGATTCTAGTGAGAGTAGTAGCAGTAACTCCTAAAATTAATAGGTCAGGATTGAATTGGTGAAATCATTTAACTAATCCTGTAGTTAATATCATAGCTCTAATTGAGCCCGTAAGAGGTCATGGTCTTATGTCTACTAAGTGGAAGGCGTGATGTCCGTGAGATGATGTCATTAGTTTAAATATTATGTCACTTCACTAGCATAAAGGGTTCTTAATACTGCAAATACATATGACTGAATAACTGCTACAGCAGCTTCAAGAATTAATAATAGGATCTGTCCAATAATAAGTATAGAAATCAATGTAGCTGATAAGGAAGGACCAGTTCTTCCTAAAAGAGTAAGTAATAGGTGTCCTGCAATTATATTAGCTGCTAATCGCACTGCTAAGGTACCAGGTCGGATTACATTTCTAATGGTTTCAATTAACACTATAAAAGGTATAAGAGCTCCGGGAGTTCCTTGCGGAACAAGATGTTATAGCAAGATGTCTTGTGCTTGTAAAAACGTATGGAAGGAGACCTAAAAAGTTATTAAAAACAATAAGGCTAAAAAGACTAACAAATATGAGTGTAGTTCCAAAATGAGATGAGCCTAATAAAGTTTTAAATTCTTTGTGAAGAGTTCTTGTAATCAAAGTTCATAATAGGGATCATCGCGATGGTATTGCCCAATAAAGTATAGGTAAGAATATCATTCCAAGGAAGGTAGATATTCAGTTAAGAGGGAGTACAAGAACTCTTGATGTAGGATCAAAGACTGAGAAtagatttgttatcattttcaatttatttctactttttgtaGTGGAGAAGGCGATTTTTCAATTTTTGTAGGCACTTTAATGAAATAATTtaagataataaatacaataaatgtggctgaaaatataagaaataggtTTAGTCATAATAAGGGAGCTATTTGAGGGATCAAAAGatatcaatgatattgattaCTTAAGCATGACAGGCTTATGTTATGTTTAATTAACTAATCTTTTAATCATCGGAAGTAGTCGTTAACTACTATTATAGGTTTAAAAGACCTACACTTACTTTCAGTCATCCGATGAGGCTTCTCTGGAAGAAGAAATTCAGTTTAAGAAGGAATTTACTGATACTCTCTCGATCACAATAGGCATGAATCTATGGTTCGCACCACAGATTTCTGAACATTGACCATAAAATAATCCTGGCCGGTTTATCAAGAAACTTACCTGATTAAGTCGTCCTGGAATGGCATCTGCCTTAACACCAAGTGCTGGCACTGTTCATGAATGAATTACATCAGCAGCACTAATCAAAACTCGGATCTGAGTGTTTATTGGTAGCACAGTTCGATTATCTACATCTAGAAGTCGGAATCCATTCTCAGGTAATTCATTGGAAGGAACTATATAAAAATCAAACTCAACTTGGAGGAAGTCTGAATATTCATATCTTCAGTATCATTGATGCCCGATGGTTTTTAATGTTACGCTAGGGTTATTTACTTcatctaataaatataatagtcgTAATGAAGGAAGGGCAATGGAGATAAGAATCAAAGCAGGTAAAACAGTTCATACAATTTCAATAG
This portion of the Penaeus vannamei isolate JL-2024 chromosome 11, ASM4276789v1, whole genome shotgun sequence genome encodes:
- the LOC138863175 gene encoding LOW QUALITY PROTEIN: NADH-ubiquinone oxidoreductase chain 5-like (The sequence of the model RefSeq protein was modified relative to this genomic sequence to represent the inferred CDS: inserted 2 bases in 1 codon; substituted 2 bases at 2 genomic stop codons), with amino-acid sequence MFLGFVIFISSMVLYYRGEYIHGDRNINRFIYLVLAFVISMGFLIISPNLIRILLGXDGLGLVSYALVIYYQNEKSANAGILTALSNRVGDVAILLAISLFFSCGGWNFLFYVENIPIIGSGGLLCGLVVLAAITKRAQIPFSAXLPAAIAAPTPVSALVHSSTLVTAGVYLLIRFSPALEGRLSQTVLLLLSRLTIFIAGLGANFEYDLKKIIALSTLSQLGVIIRILSLGYADLAFFHLLAHALFKALLFMCAGXIHSVKDYQDIRIIGGLVYHIPLTGICINLANLALCGTPFLAGFYSKDIILEVAFISPINLVSFLLYALATGLTVCYTIRLVYYSLSGDFNLGNLYSIRDEGKIITNPIMGLRVGAVFGGATLA